The following proteins are encoded in a genomic region of Nitrospinota bacterium:
- a CDS encoding Do family serine endopeptidase: protein MAPLVEAPKVPSFTKLAKTFLPAVVNISTTKKREKSSRPEEGEKFKGFFERYFGAPYARRNRSLGSGFIINRDGYILTNAHVIEELENNIWVTLFDKREFRATIVGNDEKTDIALIKIEAHESLPIISLGDSDRLETGDWVMAIGNPFGYSHSVTAGIVSAKGRSIGAGPYDNFIQTDASINPGNSGGPLLNTQGEVIGMSTAITSLGHGIGFAIPINMVKDLLPQLVAHGRVVRGWLGVNLQEVDHQAAEEFGLSEPTGALVTNVFEDNPAFEAGIQEGDIIVAFNERVVDGVRMLQRAVAASSIGSEVELEVLREGGRKKIKVLIGKRQNEDYSVAREVQTGFGLKVEEITEVLRERYNTPSTSGILITRVERDSTAAKAGVERGDLILEVNRHSVKTLKDYLRLMRDEGHSGRSILLLVQRSDNTLYIALKEEGDDEASD, encoded by the coding sequence ATGGCTCCCCTCGTGGAGGCGCCAAAGGTGCCATCCTTCACGAAGCTCGCCAAGACCTTCCTCCCGGCCGTTGTCAATATTTCCACGACAAAGAAGCGGGAGAAGAGCTCCCGGCCAGAGGAGGGCGAGAAATTCAAGGGGTTTTTCGAAAGGTATTTTGGCGCCCCATACGCCCGTCGGAACCGGAGCTTGGGCAGCGGATTCATCATCAATCGTGACGGCTATATCCTTACCAACGCTCACGTCATCGAGGAGTTGGAAAACAACATTTGGGTGACCCTATTCGACAAAAGGGAGTTTCGCGCAACGATTGTGGGCAACGATGAAAAGACCGATATCGCCCTAATCAAAATTGAGGCCCATGAAAGCTTGCCCATCATTTCATTAGGGGACTCGGACAGGTTGGAAACCGGCGATTGGGTCATGGCCATCGGCAATCCCTTTGGTTATTCCCACTCCGTTACGGCGGGCATCGTCAGCGCGAAGGGCCGAAGTATCGGCGCGGGTCCGTACGACAATTTTATCCAGACCGATGCCTCCATCAATCCGGGCAATTCTGGAGGGCCGCTGCTCAATACTCAAGGGGAAGTAATCGGCATGAGCACGGCCATAACCTCTCTCGGCCATGGGATTGGCTTCGCCATCCCGATTAACATGGTCAAGGACCTACTGCCCCAACTGGTTGCCCACGGCCGAGTCGTACGGGGCTGGTTGGGAGTAAATCTCCAAGAGGTTGATCACCAAGCGGCCGAAGAATTCGGCCTCTCCGAGCCAACCGGGGCGCTGGTGACCAACGTGTTTGAGGACAACCCGGCCTTCGAGGCGGGTATCCAGGAAGGCGATATTATCGTTGCTTTCAACGAGCGGGTGGTCGATGGGGTCAGGATGTTACAGAGGGCTGTGGCCGCCTCATCCATCGGGAGCGAGGTGGAGCTGGAGGTCTTGCGGGAAGGCGGACGAAAGAAAATCAAGGTGCTTATCGGTAAGAGGCAGAACGAGGATTACTCTGTGGCTAGAGAGGTCCAGACTGGATTTGGCTTGAAGGTCGAAGAGATAACCGAGGTCTTGCGGGAGCGTTACAATACGCCGTCCACTTCGGGGATTTTAATAACCCGGGTGGAGCGGGACAGCACTGCCGCAAAGGCAGGGGTTGAGCGAGGAGACTTGATTCTGGAGGTCAATCGGCATTCGGTAAAAACACTAAAGGATTACCTCCGCCTCATGCGAGATGAAGGGCATTCAGGACGGTCCATCCTCCTATTGGTGCAACGATCCGATAATACCCTCTACATAGCCTTGAAAGAGGAGGGGGATGATGAAGCTTCAGACTAG
- a CDS encoding VCBS repeat-containing protein: protein MMKLQTRAVLLGIATAALLFASQALAAGRPLTVVVDALVSQISAHFSPAVGTVVEASSDGTLVVQFAEGRSPLPDQELFLYRFGEEMINKLTGESLGRREQVIGLVRVLDVGRGLGRVQLLEIEPGTTAKAGDVIRYSGRLDAVLEPTKFLVASPAGSENVDDILTLSLQRSGRFRPTVMSAKGRKEVWKERRYTFFVQPLVSSDEAGPRLDFRVSSLYTGEALFVVGENFSTAAPEVSGRAEGKAPLSASAKLLLELEERLKALEEAKEAEKTPSINPDIERLAPLGRITPEEFQRFRASQKFRKVHLLNIALGDIDGDGRAELVGMGDKFLKFYRWDGQRFSEFHTIKSSGWGGLSHFLRLDVADINGNGLAEIFVTHIKSSEGVQNIENKLKSFVLEYQGGRFVKIWSKQPYFLRVLRSPQLGRGVLLAQRMGTNDMYRGSVMQFRWNGSTYEKEPSSPIPPQFQIYGFMVADLKDSGTQEYFVLQDNGYLASFSQGIEMTWRSDEAVGGFNHVGFKQLPRNPTYEKYIRKDADPDEYLVTRHLKGRIEVARIGAPGDGHYGILVGSNQEPFLSKALLNTAVLKNGRVVHFAWNGIKYVKEWETKPERNHYLADFALGDIEGDGVKDLVLLMHNTTYVRNPSSRLELYRLGKK, encoded by the coding sequence ATGATGAAGCTTCAGACTAGGGCTGTTTTGCTGGGAATCGCAACGGCAGCGCTCCTCTTCGCATCACAGGCCCTTGCGGCTGGCCGTCCGCTGACCGTCGTCGTCGACGCTTTGGTCTCGCAAATCTCGGCCCACTTCAGCCCCGCGGTCGGGACGGTTGTAGAGGCGAGCTCTGACGGGACGCTCGTGGTGCAATTTGCCGAGGGCCGCTCCCCTCTGCCCGACCAGGAGTTGTTCCTTTATCGCTTTGGCGAGGAGATGATAAATAAGCTAACCGGTGAAAGTCTCGGCCGCAGGGAGCAGGTCATCGGTTTGGTGAGGGTCCTTGATGTGGGGCGAGGGCTGGGCCGGGTCCAGCTATTGGAGATTGAGCCGGGGACGACCGCTAAGGCCGGGGACGTAATAAGATACTCCGGCCGCCTAGACGCGGTTTTGGAACCAACTAAGTTCTTAGTGGCCAGCCCGGCGGGCTCCGAAAACGTGGACGACATTCTGACCCTGAGCCTTCAGCGTTCAGGACGATTCCGGCCGACCGTCATGAGCGCGAAGGGTCGCAAGGAGGTTTGGAAGGAGCGGCGCTACACCTTCTTCGTTCAACCTCTCGTAAGCTCCGATGAGGCCGGACCCAGGTTAGACTTCCGGGTCTCCTCCCTCTACACGGGAGAGGCGCTCTTTGTGGTAGGGGAGAATTTTTCAACCGCTGCGCCTGAAGTTTCGGGTCGAGCCGAGGGGAAGGCACCCCTTTCGGCGTCGGCGAAACTCCTCCTCGAGTTGGAAGAGCGGCTCAAAGCGCTGGAGGAGGCCAAAGAGGCCGAGAAGACGCCCTCCATCAACCCCGACATCGAACGGCTCGCCCCTTTGGGGAGAATCACTCCAGAGGAGTTTCAGCGGTTTCGCGCCAGCCAGAAATTTAGAAAGGTCCACCTGTTAAACATCGCCCTTGGTGACATAGACGGCGATGGCCGGGCTGAGCTGGTGGGCATGGGCGACAAATTCCTCAAGTTCTATCGATGGGACGGACAGCGATTTAGCGAATTTCACACAATTAAAAGCTCCGGTTGGGGCGGGTTGAGCCATTTTTTGCGTCTCGACGTGGCCGACATCAACGGCAACGGCCTGGCCGAGATTTTCGTCACCCACATCAAGTCGTCCGAAGGCGTCCAAAACATCGAGAACAAACTCAAGTCCTTCGTCCTGGAATACCAGGGCGGGAGGTTTGTCAAAATATGGTCGAAGCAACCGTACTTCTTGCGGGTTCTCAGAAGCCCCCAGTTGGGCCGGGGCGTCTTGCTTGCCCAGCGCATGGGCACTAACGATATGTACCGGGGCTCGGTGATGCAATTTAGGTGGAACGGCTCAACCTACGAGAAGGAACCCAGCTCGCCCATCCCGCCCCAGTTCCAAATTTACGGATTTATGGTCGCCGACCTCAAAGATTCCGGCACGCAAGAGTATTTCGTTCTTCAGGACAACGGCTATTTGGCTTCGTTCAGTCAGGGTATCGAGATGACGTGGAGGAGCGATGAAGCGGTTGGCGGCTTTAATCACGTCGGCTTCAAACAGCTTCCCCGCAACCCGACCTATGAAAAATATATCCGAAAAGATGCGGACCCGGATGAATATTTGGTTACCCGCCACCTTAAGGGCCGCATCGAGGTAGCTCGCATCGGCGCCCCCGGAGATGGGCATTATGGGATCCTAGTGGGGAGCAACCAAGAGCCTTTCTTGAGCAAGGCCCTGTTGAACACCGCCGTGCTTAAGAATGGGCGGGTGGTCCACTTCGCCTGGAACGGGATCAAATACGTAAAGGAGTGGGAAACCAAGCCCGAGCGTAATCACTACCTTGCCGATTTCGCCCTGGGGGATATCGAGGGAGACGGCGTCAAAGATTTGGTCCTTTTAATGCACAACACCACGTATGTGAGAAACCCATCCAGCCGTCTTGAGCTTTACCGCCTTGGCAAAAAGTAG